One segment of Nothobranchius furzeri strain GRZ-AD chromosome 13, NfurGRZ-RIMD1, whole genome shotgun sequence DNA contains the following:
- the LOC107397056 gene encoding SCAN domain-containing protein 3-like produces the protein MFYSCQKIQAIHSENKRFRRRREGEQRRAEIRTEKTRDSGGERWKEGDIQAKSSDKERFRRVRRREVEKAEMAASKKRKVDSENRAFNPEWTESFLFVLPTGGTKPVCLICSETVALIKSGNVKRHYETKHKCFEETYPLRSEVRSEKIRSLKAQYEQSTRILSHTFTAQQRAHESSLRVSWILGQHKKPFTDGEVVKECMTAVAETLFEGKEKQEVCEKIKQIPISASSATKKSEILTQDVVAQLDEAIQKAPCVGLAVDESTDVCDNAQLLVYVRFYYAEQKAFCEDLLGITPLQTSTTGEDIYLAIMEMLAKRGIEPSKVISITTDGAPAMIGREKGAVTRMKKDNPDLLTYHCIIHQSVLCASLSR, from the exons atgttttattcCTGCCAGAAAATACAGGCGATACATAGCGAAAATAAACGGTTCAGACGCCGGAGAGAAGGAGAGCAGCGAAGAGCAGAAATTCGAACAGAGAAAACGAGAGATTCAGGCGGAGAGCGGTGGAAAGAAGGAGACATTCAGGCTAAGAGcagcgacaaggagagattcag gcgggtgagacggagagaagtagagaaagcagaaatggcagcctctaaaaaacggaaagtggacagcgaaaatagagcatttaatccagaatggacagagtcatttctctttgttcttcccactggtggcacaaaacctgtttgtctcatatgttcagaaacagtggcacttattaaaagtggcaatgtgaaacgccattatgagacaaaacacaaatgttttgaagaaacatatcccctcagatcagaagtaagatcagagaaaatacgtagtctcaaagcccaatatgaacagtccaccaggatcctgagccacacgttcactgctcagcaacgagcccatgagagttccctcagagtttcttggattttgggtcagcacaaaaaaccatttactgatggagaggttgtcaaagagtgtatgacagcagttgctgaaacactttttgaaggaaaagaaaaacaagaagtttgtgaaaaaataaagcaaatccccatatcagcatcatctgctacaaagaaaagtgaaatactgactcaggatgttgtagcccagctagatgaagccatacagaaggcaccatgtgtaggtttggctgtggatgagtccactgacgtgtgtgataatgctcagctgttggtttatgtgaggttttattacgcagagcagaaagcattctgtgaagacctgctgggtattactcctcttcagaccagcacaacaggagaggacatctacctggccattatggagatgttggcaaagagaggaattgagccttcaaaagtgatttcaataactacagatggagcccctgctatgatagggagagaaaagggagctgtaacaagaatgaagaaagacaaccctgacctcttaacCTACCATTGCATTATTCATCAATCTGTCCTCTGTGCCTCCCTGTCAAGATGA